A section of the Kluyveromyces lactis strain NRRL Y-1140 chromosome F complete sequence genome encodes:
- the DPH1 gene encoding 2-(3-amino-3-carboxypropyl)histidine synthase (highly similar to uniprot|P40487 Saccharomyces cerevisiae YIL103W DPH1 Protein required along with Dph2p Kti11p Jjj3p and Dph5p for synthesis of diphthamide which is a modified histidine residue of translation elongation factor 2 (Eft1p or Eft2p) may act in a complex with Dph2p and Kti11p): protein MTMGEVEKKPRRRFVGIKKAAEESDPSGSTTELVKKIKPKTNIRHAINQIPPELLNDEELNAAIKLLPSNYNFEIHKTVWNIRKHKAKRVAIQMPEGLLIYSLVISDILEQFCQCEIVVMGDVSYGACCIDDYTARSLDCDFIVHYAHSCLVPIDITTIKVLYIFVTINIDETHLIKTLQKNFPRGSRIAAFGTIQFNPTIHSMKDKLLQSEEHMLYIIPPQIKPLSKGEVLGCTSERLNKEQIDAMVYVGDGRFHLESAMIHNPEIPAFRYDPYNRRFTRERYDQKQLVEVRASAIDKARSSKKVGLILGALGRQGNLATVENLETKLKASGRTVVKIILSEIFPQKLAMFDDIDAFVQVACPRLSIDWGYAFNKPLLTPYETNVMLENDRMFNEKYYPMDYYHINGYGRGKVPNHDDVTI, encoded by the coding sequence ATGACTATGGGTGAAGTTGAGAAAAAGCCTAGAAGAAGGTTTGTTGGTATCAAAAAAGCTGCAGAAGAAAGTGATCCCTCGGGATCAACCACTGAGCTAGTGAAGAAAATCAAGCCTAAGACTAACATTCGTCATGCTATTAATCAGATACCGCCGGAGCTTTTAAATGACGAAGAGTTAAATGCTGCTATCAAGCTTCTTCCCTCGAACTATAACTTTGAAATACATAAAACTGTATGGAACATTAGAAAGCACAAAGCAAAGCGTGTTGCTATTCAAATGCCTGAAGGGTTGCTCATATACTCTTTGGTGATAAGTGATATTTTGGAGCAGTTCTGTCAGTGTGAGATTGTGGTTATGGGCGATGTTTCTTATGGTGCATGCTGTATTGATGACTATACAGCAAGATCGTTGGATTGTGATTTCATTGTCCATTATGCACATTCCTGCTTAGTTCCGATCGATATTACTACTATCAAGGTACTTTACATCTTTGTCACTATCAATATTGATGAGACACATCTAATAAAGACGTTACAGAAGAACTTCCCAAGAGGTTCACGGATTGCTGCATTCGGAACAATTCAGTTTAATCCAACTATCCATAGTATGAAGGACAAATTGTTGCAGTCGGAGGAACACATGTTATATATCATCCCCCCTCAGATCAAACCACTTTCGAAGGGTGAAGTTCTTGGGTGTACTTCTGAAAGACTAAACAAGGAACAAATAGATGCGATGGTTTATGTTGGGGATGGTAGGTTTCATTTAGAATCGGCCATGATTCATAACCCTGAAATTCCTGCTTTCAGATATGATCCCTATAATAGAAGATTCACCAGAGAACGTTACGATCAGAAGCAATTGGTAGAGGTAAGAGCATCTGCCATTGATAAAGCTCGCAGTTCGAAGAAAGTTGGTTTGATACTTGGCGCGTTAGGTAGACAAGGTAATCTAGCAACAGTTGAAAATCTCGAAACTAAGCTCAAGGCTTCCGGAAGGACTGTAGTAAAGATTATTCTCAGCGAGATTTTCCCACAAAAGCTTGCAATGTTTGATGATATCGATGCCTTTGTTCAAGTTGCCTGCCCAAGGTTGTCCATTGATTGGGGGTATGCTTTCAATAAACCATTACTAACACCGTACGAAACTAACGTGATGCTTGAAAACGACCGGATGTTCAATGAGAAATATTACCCGATGGATTATTATCATATTAACGGATATGGTAGAGGTAAGGTCCCAAACCATGACGACGTAACTATCTAA